A region of the Paenibacillus sp. J23TS9 genome:
TTTTTGGCTACGTATATTTCGCGCTCTTCGTCGCGTTTTTTATCGGCAATTTCCATCATCGGGTTGGATTTGTGGTACTGTATACCATTCATCTTGTCACGACGATCGCGACGATTAACTATGGCTACGTTACAAAAGATCCTGTTATGATTACGCAAATTCCGTTTGTGCTGATCAGTCTCATCGCAGTGATTCTCCTGCCCGTTACCACATACTACCGGAACAAGCGGGGAAAACTTGAAATACAGCTGGAGGATGCCAACAAACGGATTTCCGAGCTGGTGAAGCTGGAGGAACGTCAGAGAATCGCCCGTGATCTGCATGATACGCTGGGACAAAAGCTTTCCCTTATCGGGCTGAAGAGTGATTTAGCAGGCAGACTAATGAGGACTAACCCGGCCCAGGCGGAGGCTGAGATCAACGATGTGCGTCACACGGCCAGAAACGCTCTCAATGAGGTGCGGGAAATGGTTACGAAAATGCGCGGCACGCGCCTGGAGGATGAGATGTTCCGCATCAAGCAGATCCTGAAGGCAGCGGAGATTGAATTCATGCTGACAGGAGACCCGATTCTAAGCAACACATCGCTTCTGGTAGAAAATGTGCTCAGCATGTGTTTGAAGGAAGCGGTCACGAACGTGGTCAAGCACAGCAATGCTACGGTCTGCTCGATCATCATTGATTCGTCAACAACGGAGCTGACAATTCAAATTATAGATAATGGAATTGGTATGGGAGGGGATCCTCTTTTGGCCAAAGGAAGTGGACTGCGCGGAATGAAAGAACGGCTGGAATTCGTGAACGGCAGCATGGCGGTGGCTTCGAACCAAGACCCCGGTACGAAGATTATCATAAAAGTGCCGAACATCGTGAAACACCCGAATAAGGAGGTGGTACTGTGATTCGAGTTGTAATCGCTGAAGACCAGCGGATGGTGCTTGGTGCGCTTGCTTCGCTGGTTAATTTGGAAGAGGATATGCAGGTCGTGGGCCAAGCAAGCAACGGTGAGGATGCCGTGAAGCTGGTTCTCCAGCTGAAGCCGGATATTTGTATTATGGATATCGAGATGCCAGGGAAGAGCGGACTTGAGGCCGCCGAGGAGCTGAAGGGCAGCGGCTGCAAAGTGATGATCCTGACGACTTTTGCGCGGTTTGGATATTTTGAACGGGCTATTAAAGCCGGAGCGAATGGATATTTGCTGAAGGACAGCCCCAGTGAGGAATTGGCGGACTCCATACGGAGTATCATGGCAGGAAAGCGAATCTATGCCTCGGAGCTGGTGGATGATGATGTCACTGTAGAGGAAAATCCGCTCACCCAGCGGGAGAAGGACGTCATCGGCCTGATCGCGGATGGGAGAAACACCAAGGAAATTGCCAGTCAATTGTATATCACGCAAGGAACTGTGAGGAACTATATTTCCGTCATTCTCGATAAACTCCAGGTCACGAACCGCGTGGAAGCCATTACGCGCTTTAAAGAGAAGGGCTGGTTCAAATGACTGTAAAATTCGAAAAAAACCGTTAAGTACAACAATCCATGTACTTGGCGGTTTTTTTGGCTGCCGAGGCAGGCGGTGGGTCCTTTTGATGGCAGAGCCGAGAGGCAATTGGAAAAGCCGGATCAAGTGGACCGAATGATAATATCATTTTTTTGTGCCTAAGGAGGGGACATCATGTTTTTTGATGAAATCAAGCTGAAAACAGCAGAATTGGAACCTTTGAAACATTTTTACAAGGATACGTTGGAATTGCCGGTGGTTGAAGATCAAGACGGATTCTTTTCGGTGCGAATTGGCCAGACAAGGCTAACGTTTGAACAAGCCAAGCAGGGGCAGCCTTTCTATCACTATGCCTTCAATATTCCGGAAAATCAGTTTAAGGAAGCGAAAGTCTGGCTTTTGGATAAAGTAGAGCTTAACCGTGAGGAAGGCGAAGACGAGGCTGATTTCGAATCTTGGAATGCCCATGCAGTTTATTTTGAAGATCCGGCTGGTAACATTGTGGAACTGATCGCAAGGCATGATCTGGATAATGCTTCAGAAGAGCCTTTTACCTCTGAAAGTCTGCTGTGCGTGAGTGAAATCGGGATTGTGAGAGACGAAGTTCCTCTCTTTGTGGAAGAATTACAGAGCGAAGGCTTTCCCAAATGGAGAGAGGGCAGTGACAGCTTTGTTCCGGTTGGGGATGAGCATGGGTTGTTCATCATCGTGAAAAAAGATCGGCGTTGGTACTTTGCCGAAAAGGATTCGGAGATTTTCCCAGTAACCGTATGTGTGTCGGGGCATGGGACTATGAATTTTAACTGAGGTTTCTTAATAAGTGCACTTATGCGTGAGCATGGTTGCGCTTATTTTTTTGCAGCTATATGCTGAACCTCTCTGAACGGCAATTTGAAGACTGTTTCGAAAATCAACATGATGTGCTAAAAATTGCCCGTACAGGCACAGTTGGGTCATCGCCTACATAGAATGAACAGACCGCACTTGTCAGCGTGGAGTCATCGAGATGAAATAGCGGTGCCTAGTCATTCAGCAGGAGGTGTCATCTTATGCCTGGATTATTCAGCTTTATTGCCCTGTTTATCAAAGAACTAACGCTGCTGGTATCTTATGTAAAAAATAATGCTTTTCCTCAGCCGCTGACGGAAAAAGAGGAGAGCAAATACCTTCAGTTAATGGCCGAAGGAGACGCCCATGCCCGTAATATGCTGATCGAGCATAATTTGCGGCTGGTGGCACACATTGTCAAAATGTTATAGTCACAAAACAAGGTAACGAAAATGATAATGCTCTTGTGTGTATAACATCGATATTCAGGCTTTCTTCACATAAAACCGGAAGTACAATACCACGGAATATCGAAGAAGTTTGTAGAGAAGCTGTAATGAAATAAATCAAACTTTGGCTATGTTCAACTAATTATTATGAGTGAGGAGGAGGGGCGTTGACATGAGCATGAACATATTTAAAGCTCGGAAAGGATCAAAGGTCCGCTTTACTGGTCAGGGAGGATGGGGCGGTGAGGCTGAACTAGCATCTAAGAAGTTAACAGAGGGTACAGAGTATATTATTGATCGTGTTGAAATTTATCAATCTTCCACCGATGTCTATTTAGAGGGTTTCGGAGATTACGGGTTCAACAGTGTCCATTTTACAGATGTCTTTGAAACAAAGGACGGTATCGAATACGGAAAAATCTGCGATCTGACAAATGCTGATTTCACACATTTTGTGATGGATGAAATTGAGAATGTAACCAGACTTCGCGAGTTGGAACGTGTGGTTATCTCCATTGACGACTTTGGGTGTGATCCCGACGAAAGTGAAGAGATCGACGCACCAACTATTGTAGTAGATGTTAAGGTACGTGGCGCTCTCTGGACGTTCTGGTTTGATACAGACGAAGGTAAGTATGATTATGATGTCTTGAACGATAGGACAGTGGAGCGATATCTTGCCATCAAGTCCGGGAATGAACCTGAATTGCCGAGTATTTATACTTATAGGCCGAAAGAAGAGCTGATATAATTAATGGCAATGGAAATGAATCAGGTGGGGAGAGGTTGAAGGGCTGTAGGTTGGGAAGAATGGAAGGAACGCAGGGCGTTTGTTGAAAAACGGAAAATGGAACAGAAGAAAAAAATGCGTGACTTACTGGAGTCTGTATAAGCAGTCCGCATGATTGCGCCCTGTCCTAGTTTAATCTCATCGCCTGTAGCTCCAGGAGCATCTTCAACGTCGATAAAAACCAAAAACGGCCTCTGTTCACCTCGATGGCGAAGAGGACGTTTTTTGGTTTTCTTTAATTTTCTCGAGATTTTGCCCTCTTAGCCGTGTTTTGTGATTTTTTTGAACAACCTTATAATTAAGAATATAAGAGCAGTAAGAATAAAGGATGTTACAAGACACAATAAGATTGTAGCTATAATTTCAAATGTTGTGGGTTCTAGAAGCTGCGCTGCGAAAAACAATAAAAACAAAAATGCGATACAAATATAGGTTATCCAAAATGCTTTTTTAAACATCGTAAATTAATTCCCTCCTCACACTCTCATTAAAATAATTATACATTCCCGGAGGTTTAAAAAAAAGTGGGGCGATAATTCGCCCCACCTCCTAAACCTAACTAAAAATTATTACTTGTTGAGACTGAGCAATCCTTATGAATTATTACTTGGTGCTTAATAAATTTATCTTGTATAACTATCCCCACTCCCTCAACTTCAAATCCGTAGTGGAAGTTTCCTTGGACATAAGCACCGTAATCAGTTTGGTAGAAAGCTTGCTTCTCAAATTTCCAGTCACTTACTTGCCAAACTGATAAAAATCCTCGTTCATAAAAACCCTTATCAATTCCAGTAGGACTAGCCTTTGTACCGTCACAATAACACTCAATTCCAACCGCAATAGTAAATAATTTCATTCCAACAATAGAATAGTAATCTTTAGTAGATTGTCCCCATTTTGTATATGTAGCCAGAGTGCTATTAGAAACTGGTTCCATCGTAGTTTTTGTTATAGAAAGAGTTCCATCATCATATGTTGTCAAAATTGTCTTTGCATCAATTTCAATACTTTTTAGAGCAACCTCTTCTTTTGGTTTTTGACTGAGGATGTTCAATTTTTTACTTTTCTGATTAAAATAAGTCTTTAATTCATCATTATTCTTGAGGGTGTCTTGGCTTAAAAAATCCGAAACAGATTTAGAGACATCCTCATGATTATTAGATTTAACATAGTCAGCTAGTCTATCGAGTTGGTCGATATAAAGGTTGTTGATCTCATCCTGACTAACAGCAACATTGCTGCTTTCTTCTACTTCTTGAGGGACAACACTAGAAGCTGATGCTACTCCCACACTACTAAATAATAAAAACGTGGAAAAGATAATGGGTAATAATTTTTTCATATAAATCCTCCTTTTAGTATAATTTGGCTAAATTACTAACCCGGATATAATCATACCATCATTTACCTATTAATCCAACAAAAAATGATATTTTTAGATACCAACTTACTTTTTTAGTTTTAAAATTTGATATAAAGTGCTGCTATTGTCAGTTACCAGCGGATTCTTCGGAATGGAAATAATTTTGGAAAAAGCGCTCATGAATATTGCAGATAGCAATCTCTGATCGAGTTGGTATTGCTAAGCAGTCGCTGGGAAAAGGAAATAAGTTGAATACAAATAAGCCGGGTGAAACCGATCTTTATGGTTTGAAAGAAACAATTGCGAAAATATTGCGGGAAAATTGCGAAAAGCTTGTGAACCATTAGGTTTTAAACGTGATATATTTGTAACATGGAAAATTGAGAAGAGGACACCACAGGGGCATGAATGCCCCATCTACCAGGTCGGCCAATGAGCCGGCCTTTTCCTATTGGTGGTGAAAGTTCCGACCTCGCCGATCCTGTCCACTGATAATATATTGTGTTCAAACTGTATTGTTGGAGGTGGGCTCATATGCAGGAGCTTGTCACAGGTTACGTTTTACGTGGTTGAGTTTGTGGTGGGCTCCTTTCAAAAAGGAAAATCTCTCCTTGGTGTCGAAATGTGATGTCGAGGAGGTGATTGTATTGGACGGAAAAGAAAGAATCGAGTTGAGGAGCAAACTTCTTCAGGAGCTATACGACATTTACTTTGAAAAAGATGGATCGGGTAAAAAGTATTCAAATGAAGATCTTCGGTCGGATAGCGAAACGAATCTGGCTTATGAATATCTTGAACAAAAGCACTTACTCGAAAAGAGATTTCCAGGTGGAAGATACACGGAATTTATCATTACAGCTCATGGAATCGATGAAGTTGAAAAAAACAGCTAAGCACCCCGAATGGGTGCTTTTTCTTTTGAAATGGCAAAAGCCCCTACATTCGTAGGAGCTCCAGAATGTCGATGAAAAGGCTGATGAAAGCCAGTGCATCACCGACAGTGATGGTGAAATCGAATCGAATTCGACTTCTCATTGCCTCACTCCTCCAGAGTGGTTTGCTTCAGGCTAGCAACCATCTCCCCATCCCGGGCAAGCCCTGAAACAGGGGCTGGTAGAGTTTGGAATATTATATCACAACTCTTAATATTTTGGAGGGAGTGACGTGGCGACACATCGAGTTAAAAAGGCAGGGAAGGATCCGCCACCATTCACCCGGATCGACAACAGCATGCTGCATGATGAACGTCTCAGCTTCAAAGCTCGTGGCCTACTCGCCTACATGCTATCAAAGCCGGACACATTCCGGTTTTATCTGGACGAGCTGATCAAGCACACAACTGAGAAAAAGGATAGCATCCGCACCGGCATGAAGGAGCTCGAGCAATTGGGGTACGTAAACAGATATCCGGTCAAAAATGAGCGTGGCAAGATCATGTCCTGGGAACTCGATATTTTTGAAAGCCCGTCATTACGTCCAGAATCGGGTTTTCCAGTTGTGGAAAATCCAACGCTAGTAACTAATGGATATATACTAACGAATGATAAAAGATTTAATAAATACATCGCTTTTGAAAACATAGAGAATCCATACTTTAAAACCTATCTGAAACACTATGCTATGAATAAGAAAAAACAGCACATGAGAATTACAGAAGAGCAATATCAAACCATAGGTGAGCAGATCGATCAGTTGCAGTCTTTTGGAGTTACAGCAGAGGAATGGGAAGCTGAGATCATGGAGCATTTCAAAGAGCTGCCAAAGAGCAAACAATGGGAATATCATAGCGTTCCTACATGCTGCACCAAGGCGGTTTGATGTGACTTAAATAAAATGTGAAACCTAGAAAGAATGGCCGCCTAAGCCTGCTATAATATTCTTACATTCCACAATTTGGAGGTAAGATATTATGGATCAACGCTATAAACTGCCCCATATCCTTGTGACCGAAGGTGACCAAGAAAGTGGGTTCTATTCTGGAAAGCTCATCGAAGTTGAGAGCGACACAGAGGTTATATTTAAGCCAGTTGAAGATAACCACAAGAATGGACTACAGGAAATGAGACGTAAATGTGCCACTTACTTGAGAGGTAGAGGGTACCCTGTCGATTATTTAATTCAACATCACTGCATTAAGCCAGGAAGGTCGGAAAAAGACAATCCTGTAGAAAATTGGACTCTATATGATCTTGAGGCCAAAACCAATAAGGATAGAAGTCGCTGAATAAAACAGCGGCTTTTTTATTTTTGGAAAGGATTGATCCGTATGAAATGGATTAAATGGTTGATCAAAAGAACATCTGCTGCATCAAAGCCACCACGTAATAGAAAGGAGCGACGACATGGAAATGAATGAAGTGTATCAAAGGGTCGACTGTAATGAATGTGACCAAGAGTTCGAGATCAAGGAGCTTCTGTCTCGCAGGTTAAACGACGGCATTGAGATGAACTATTTTGTTTGCCCTCATTGTCATCATGAATACACCAGCTTCTATACCAACACCGAGATCAGGTCTGAGCAGAAGAAGATTCAGACTCTGAGTCCGCTCCATCATATATACCTGGAATTGAGCTCGTGAAAATCCCGATATACGGTGAAATTAGAGCTGGGTATGGCTCACTTGCACAAGAGGACGTAGTTGGTTATGAATTCACCTCACGCGATTCCGTTGGAAACGGAGAGTACTTCTACTTGATCGTTAAAGGGGACAGCATGATAGACGAGGGTATTTATGAAGGAATGCGCGTTCTTGTCAGAAAGCAAAATCACTGCCAAAACGGAAAAATTGGCGTTGTTATTGTTGATGGTGATGAAGGGACTTTAAAGAGAGTTTATTATGAAGACGATACAATCGTCCTTCGAGCCTCAAACAAAAGAATACCGCCTCGCCCCTTCCCAATAGGTGATGTTCTTATTCAAGGACAAGTAACAAAGGTAGAATTTGATGTTTAATTTATCAGTCATATACGATTACAACTATGACGGAGTGTATCCTACTTGGATGGTAATAAAGCCAGAAAGCGGTTATATTAATTGGAGTGCTGAGACTCTCTATGTTCACATAGAAGCACCATTCCAGCGGCTTTCGAGGGATGAAATTAACGACTATGCTCTCGGACTTTCTATAGTACAGACTGACCTTGTCATGAGTGTGAAGCATCCTGATCATTTTGGCATTTATATGCCACGCGTAAAGAAAAGGCTTAATCAAATTAGAGGTGAACAGTACACACCATCGTTCCGTTTAGCAGATATCGAACATTTTATTGTTCAGATGTCTGATATTGAAATAGTTATGAATATGAGCATTTCAACGAGATTTGCTTTGAATAAGTTTAAGAGTCGGTCTCAAGTAGATGAGACTGACTTTTAATTATTGAGCTATAGGTATTTGAATATAATAGTTAATAATTTTGCGTCACACGTCATAGGAGTCGAAATACATATCCAGTTCCACCAACACAAAAAGGCCACCGCAGATATCATCTGCGATGGCTCAAGTAGTGCACCTTATTTTATAGGTTTTCCACCTAATTCATTGTATACTTCCTCAGCTTTCACCAGATCGTTCTTATCTAAAAGGTTAGCCAGTTCATCAAATTTGGTTGGATTACTTAGGCTCTCTCGATGTTCATGAATAAAATTAATTGCATCCTCCTTGGATTGATCTCCGAGATCATGAAATTTCAAGTATAGGTTTACTGCATCAAGAGCGAGGTCATCTATAGTTAACTCAGTTCTGTTGTCATTCCCCCCGCCACATCCACTTAGTACGATAATTAACATCGCCACTACTAAAACGCACCTTTTCACTTACATCCCCCTTGATCTGCTCTTATTCCTAAAGTTTACCATCTTGGATATATTGATCAAGTCCTAATTCGTCTGATCATTTCCTCTACCGAACTCTGAAATAACTTGAATGGGCGCCCCTCAACCTTGTACCGTCCCACTCCTACAATCCAAAGATATGGAAACACCTTCTTACCCACCGGCTGCCACGGCTCATTTCCCCACGCACCGTTGATAAAATACTGCTCGTATCGATTCAACTTCTCTGACATGACTCGATCCGTATAATGTGTCCTCTGGATCTCTACAAACCATGGAGTTGCCTTCCAAATCATAAAGATGTCTGGCTCTGGCATCCCTTTCCCGTATTTAGGTTCAACGGTAAACACCCGAGGTTGCTCAGCCCTTCGTACCTGCTTATAGAAGTCTGCGATAGCGAGGAAATGATTGATCTTCTGGGAGTCCGTCTTGATCGTACGTTCTGCTGGAAAATAGATACACTTCCGTCGCTCAGTCGAGCACTTGATCAGGCCGTCCCGCCGCAGCCGCTTTAGGACCATGTTCGCGTGAGTTACCGGATGCTTGGTATATGCAAAATGAAGGTCGGCAATGTCGTCCCGGGACAAGCATCGGAACCGCTCCAAATCAGCCAGAATGGCCTTGTCTCGTGCAATCATAACAGCCCCACCTCCACATACTCTTCCTCATGTTCTGGCAGTCGCACCGCACTTTCTATTTGTTCAGGCTTTGATTCTTCCAGGAGGTATGATTCAAGCAGCTTCTTTGCTTTGGTCAGCTCCAAGTGCGGCCCCTGCACATAATTCAGGCCATCGAGCTTGAAGACCAGCTTTCCCTTTTCAGATTAATTGCTTGATCTCTGCAGCCTCCCCGCTACCTATCGTAATCCTGCTGTTGATTTCATCCGCGTGGCGAAAAGCCATCCGGACAGTCAGGTTATTTTTGAGCTTACCATCGAGCACAGTGGCATCCGGACGCTGCATAGATAGGATCAAGAACACGCCAAGCGCTCGGCCGATCGTGGAGATCTCATCAATCCCCTCCATGATGTCCATCTCTTTTTTGAGCAGCGCCACTTCATCCACCGCGAGGACAATATATGGCGGCCGTTCCCATTCCGGCAGATCATTTACGTGGGCGACCTCGTGTCGGTCTAGCAGATCACCGCGGGCCCGCAGCTCCCGCCGCAGCTTCATTACGATACGTTTCAATCCTGATGCATCCATAACGACATCCCGGGCCACTCCGCGGAATAAATGAAATTCAGAACGCTTCATGTCGGCACAATACAGCTCGAGTTCCGGGACCAACCGGATCAATGTTGTCAAAACAGACCGTAGCGCCACAGACTTTCCGCTGCCAGTCTCCCCGGCAATCAATAAGTGCGGATGCTCTAACATGTCATACGCCACATCACCAGAACGACTACGCCCCACGTAGATGGGAAGTTTCATCCCGGCAGTACATTCATCTACATTGGCCGCTACATACTCATATGGAGCCACAGAGGTACTGTATATGCACATTACAAATGTCTTTGCGTCCTCACTCCCGGACAATTCTGCAGCTGCGCCGAACACCTGCCTGAATAACCATTCGTTTTCTTTTACGTTCCTAGGATCCATTCCCACCGGCAGAACAAAAGCATGGAGGGACGAAACTGTGAAAGTTCTGGACAACGGCCTTAAAACCGAAACATGGTCGCCTGAGCGCCTGGCCGCACACCTGAAGGCAATCGGCGCGGACAAGCCGCCAGCACCGAAAGGCAGCGATCTTCAATATGAGATCACTGCCCCACGGAAGGGATACAGCGGCAGGTATATTATGAGTGGCGGAGAGTATTAACATAATCTAAGTACGTTTGCTCATCAATTGAAATGAAT
Encoded here:
- a CDS encoding sensor histidine kinase, whose protein sequence is MQKWYQIFHRSTGLSPYVWVVFYILPFYFIFRSSSMVHVVFGVLMILAFFGCYVLSFVSKGWLVYFWTSIQMLISIAMTLLFGYVYFALFVAFFIGNFHHRVGFVVLYTIHLVTTIATINYGYVTKDPVMITQIPFVLISLIAVILLPVTTYYRNKRGKLEIQLEDANKRISELVKLEERQRIARDLHDTLGQKLSLIGLKSDLAGRLMRTNPAQAEAEINDVRHTARNALNEVREMVTKMRGTRLEDEMFRIKQILKAAEIEFMLTGDPILSNTSLLVENVLSMCLKEAVTNVVKHSNATVCSIIIDSSTTELTIQIIDNGIGMGGDPLLAKGSGLRGMKERLEFVNGSMAVASNQDPGTKIIIKVPNIVKHPNKEVVL
- a CDS encoding response regulator transcription factor, which produces MIRVVIAEDQRMVLGALASLVNLEEDMQVVGQASNGEDAVKLVLQLKPDICIMDIEMPGKSGLEAAEELKGSGCKVMILTTFARFGYFERAIKAGANGYLLKDSPSEELADSIRSIMAGKRIYASELVDDDVTVEENPLTQREKDVIGLIADGRNTKEIASQLYITQGTVRNYISVILDKLQVTNRVEAITRFKEKGWFK
- a CDS encoding VOC family protein translates to MFFDEIKLKTAELEPLKHFYKDTLELPVVEDQDGFFSVRIGQTRLTFEQAKQGQPFYHYAFNIPENQFKEAKVWLLDKVELNREEGEDEADFESWNAHAVYFEDPAGNIVELIARHDLDNASEEPFTSESLLCVSEIGIVRDEVPLFVEELQSEGFPKWREGSDSFVPVGDEHGLFIIVKKDRRWYFAEKDSEIFPVTVCVSGHGTMNFN
- a CDS encoding LexA family transcriptional regulator: MKIPIYGEIRAGYGSLAQEDVVGYEFTSRDSVGNGEYFYLIVKGDSMIDEGIYEGMRVLVRKQNHCQNGKIGVVIVDGDEGTLKRVYYEDDTIVLRASNKRIPPRPFPIGDVLIQGQVTKVEFDV
- a CDS encoding replication-relaxation family protein codes for the protein MIARDKAILADLERFRCLSRDDIADLHFAYTKHPVTHANMVLKRLRRDGLIKCSTERRKCIYFPAERTIKTDSQKINHFLAIADFYKQVRRAEQPRVFTVEPKYGKGMPEPDIFMIWKATPWFVEIQRTHYTDRVMSEKLNRYEQYFINGAWGNEPWQPVGKKVFPYLWIVGVGRYKVEGRPFKLFQSSVEEMIRRIRT
- a CDS encoding FtsK/SpoIIIE domain-containing protein; its protein translation is MDPRNVKENEWLFRQVFGAAAELSGSEDAKTFVMCIYSTSVAPYEYVAANVDECTAGMKLPIYVGRSRSGDVAYDMLEHPHLLIAGETGSGKSVALRSVLTTLIRLVPELELYCADMKRSEFHLFRGVARDVVMDASGLKRIVMKLRRELRARGDLLDRHEVAHVNDLPEWERPPYIVLAVDEVALLKKEMDIMEGIDEISTIGRALGVFLILSMQRPDATVLDGKLKNNLTVRMAFRHADEINSRITIGSGEAAEIKQLI